A region from the Perca fluviatilis chromosome 16, GENO_Pfluv_1.0, whole genome shotgun sequence genome encodes:
- the LOC120543620 gene encoding uncharacterized protein LOC120543620: protein MSSLSDSTIVSPPTPKQDIVKYLVYEDCLLALFHDCPICQRTCELEKYVRGTFLSIRQKCPFSDYSRQWKSQPIIGSTPAGNLQLSAAVHFTGTSFRQISKVLSALKVCNIVESTYFLHASSFMEPCVFAVWKRTQADLIQETKSRPGGAELGGDMRADSPGHCAKYGSYSMMDLNTGKIIDVQLVQSNECGGSAKMEKEGLIRSLDFLEKSAVKVASIVTDRHSQIQKLLRIERNDIEHFYDVWHVAKGVSKKVEALAKMKDCNELKRWQQSLVNHLYWCAISSSSGEEAVAKWTSFSNHVQNIHSHDNVLFPECLHPALDGSRPKKWLKSGCISLRCILMKMETGNS from the exons ATGTCTTCTTTGAGTGACTCAACCATTGTCAG CCCTCCAACACCAAAACAAGATATTGTAAAATATCTTGTATATGAAGATTGCCTCCTTGCTCTGTTCCATGACTGTCCAATCTGTCAGCGGACATGTGAGCTGGAGAAGTATGTCAGGGGAACATTTTTGTCAATCAGACAGAAATGTCCTTTCTCTGACTATTCCAGGCAGTGGAAAAGTCAGCCGATCATCGGCAGCACCCCAGCAGGCAACCTGCAGTTATCTGCTGCAGTACACTTTACTGGCACGTCATTTAGACAGATCAGCAAA GTTCTGTCTGCACTCAAAGTCTGCAACATAGTAGAGAGCACATATTTCCTCCATGCCTCATCATTTATGGAGCCATGTGTTTTCGCTGTGTGGAAGCGGACCCAAGCAGACCTGATCCAGGAAACAAAGAGTAGGCCTGGGGGAGCCGAGCTTGGGGGTGACATGAGAGCCGACAGCCCGGGACACTGTGCAAAATATGGCTCTTACTCAATGATGGACCTCAACACGGGAAAAATTATTGATGTCCAGTTGGTGCAG AGTAACGAATGTGGCGGCAGtgccaaaatggagaaagaGGGCCTGATCAGGAGTCTCGATTTCCTGGAAAAATCTGCTGTGAAAGTTGCATCAATTGTTACCGACAGACACTCTCAAATCCAGAAGCTTTTGAGAATTGAGAGGAACGATATTGAGCACTTTTATGATGTTTGGCATGTTGCCAAAG GTGTTTCGAAGAAAGTAGAGGCTCTGGCAAAGATGAAGGACTGCAATGAGTTAAAGAGATGGCAGCAGAGTCTGGTAAACCATCTGTACTGGTGTGCCATCTCTTCCTCATCGGGTGAAGAAGCTGTAGCTAAGTGGACATCATTCAGTAATCATGTCCAGAACATCCACAGCCATGACAACGTCCTCTTCCCTGAGTGTCTGCACCCTGCCTTGGATGGAAGCCGCCCCAAAAAGTGGTTGAAATCAG GTTGTATCTCGCTTCGCTGCATTTTAATGAAAATGGAAACAGGGAACAGCTGA